The proteins below come from a single Pichia kudriavzevii chromosome 2, complete sequence genomic window:
- a CDS encoding uncharacterized protein (PKUD0B01950; Pfam Domains: eIF3_N(1.5e-06)), with protein MSQLTPQQVEVAKKYDVSGKLVEFLDRHLFCQVLDSLVKIYGEEKIDQLEMQVLKDTYMFDVLKELHANLKGDAKELAEINEREQKVHERLIPLNESTKKTLSTLCSKEIQDNLKQDKASNRELIKGYGIDDSKIMELYEFGKLQYNRGDYVMSSDLLNNFKLLSSDSEKILSATCGKFVSDILSGDIIEAKNEMNNLREVTDNRNYEGSPLEQVKLRNWLIYNSLFLFFNSNKNSTQDQLANQLLQLNEIFISSSYLSTIEASCPWILRYIISSVLYTRDYRRLKDLIKAVNIESYEFQDPFTQLIDTLFIKFNLDNISETVSNIEILLETDFFLSKLDKALMMKNIYTLVVKNVLKIYGELDIEQLKVHFLPNLSQDIINEISGDFSNNNGKLSLKGEKESKYFDIYERTKALSFKSTQLLNNAFGKDF; from the coding sequence ATGAGCCAACTAACTCCACAACAAGTTGAGGTTGCAAAAAAATACGATGTCTCTGGGAAGCTTGTTGAGTTTCTCGATAGACATTTATTTTGCCAAGTATTGGATTCTTTAGTTAAGATATACggtgaagaaaaaatcgaTCAATTGGAAATGCAGGTGTTGAAGGACACCTACATGTTTGATGTTCTCAAGGAGTTGCACGCCAATCTAAAGGGAGATGCGAAAGAGCTCGCTGAGATCAACGAAAGAGAACAAAAGGTCCATGAGAGACTCATTCCGTTGAACGAGTCTACAAAGAAAACGCTTTCTACATTATGTAGTAAGGAGATCCAAGACAATTTGAAGCAAGACAAGGCATCCAATAGAGAGTTGATCAAGGGTTACGGTATTGATGATTCTAAAATCATGGAACTCTACGAGTTTGGTAAGTTGCAATACAATAGAGGTGATTATGTGATGTCAAGTGATTTATTGAACAACTTCAAGCTATTATCCAGTGATTCTGAGAAAATCTTAAGTGCCACATGTGGTAAGTTTGTCAGTGACATTTTAAGTGGTGATATAATTGAAGCCAAGAATGAAATGAACAACTTAAGGGAGGTTACAGACAATAGAAATTACGAAGGTTCGCCATTGGAACAAGTCAAACTAAGAAACTGGTTGATCTATAACTCAttgtttttattctttaaCAGCAACAAAAATAGCACTCAAGACCAGCTAGCCAACCAATTACTGCAACtaaatgaaattttcatttcttcctcatatttatcaacaattgaAGCTTCATGTCCTTGGATTTTAAGGTACATCATTTCATCAGTTTTGTACACAAGAGACTATAGGAGATTGAAGGATTTGATCAAGGCAGTCAATATCGAATCCTACGAATTCCAAGATCCATTCACCCAGCTAATTGATACTTTGTTCATCAAGTTCAACTTGGACAACATATCTGAAACGGTCAGTAATATCGAGATCTTGTTAGAAACAGACTTCTTTTTGAGCAAATTGGACAAGgctttgatgatgaagaacaTCTATACTCTTGTTGTAAagaatgttttgaaaatctaTGGAGAGCTAgatattgaacaacttAAAGTACACTTCCTACCAAATCTATCTCAAGACATTATTAATGAAATTTCAGGAGATTTCAGCAATAACAATGGTAAGCTGTCATTGAAGGGTGAAAAGGAAAGTAAGTATTTTGATATTTACGAAAGAACCAAAGCTTTATCATTCAAGTCCACACAATTACTCAATAACGCGTTTGGTAAGGACTTCTAG
- a CDS encoding uncharacterized protein (PKUD0B01960; similar to Saccharomyces cerevisiae YPL203W (TPK2); ancestral locus Anc_6.214) — MENQHHLLHNTRHSVSIDLDTLKSNTPSTIYTNTPSPVLSQPSPYLPSSNIIDQSQATALAQAQAQAQAHLQAQAQAAAQAQAVAQAQAQAAAQMQAQMQAQLQAQAQAQAQAQLQAQVQYQQQQQQQQQQQQQPDSIQLTTEEQKQLEYLQRMPSYQAIIQPNYHLLKLKYGNKSLLPQRDTISKGKYSLKDFQIMRTLGTGSFGRVHLVRSIHNHRYYAIKVLKKQQVIKMKQVEHTNDERRMLKLVEHPFLIRMWGTFQDSKNLFMVMDYIEGGELFSLLRKSQRFPNPVAKFYAAEVILSLEYLHSHNIIYRDLKPENILLDRNGHIKLTDFGFAKEVQTVTWTLCGTPDYIAPEVITTKPYNKSVDWWSLGILIFEMLAGFTPFYDQTPMKTYEKILACKVHYPSHFHPDVVDLLTKLITPDLTRRLGNLQNGPEDIRNHRWFSEVIWEKLLLKDIETPYEPPITAGVGDTSLFDHYPEEQLDYGIVCDDPYAKYFNDF, encoded by the coding sequence ATGGAGAACCAACATCATCTCTTACACAACACGAGACACTCTGTGTCCATTGATTTGGACACGTTGAAAAGCAATACTCCCTCAACAATTTATACAAATACACCATCCCCGGTGCTATCCCAACCAAGTCCATATTTGCCAAGTTCAAATATAATTGATCAATCTCAGGCCACTGCTTTAGCACAAGCACAGGCGCAGGCACAAGCCCATTTGCAGGCGCAGGCACAGGCAGCTGCACAAGCCCAGGCAGTtgcacaagcacaagcacaagcaGCAGCTCAAATGCAAGCTCAAATGCAAGCCCAATTGCAAGCCCAAGCTCAGGCCCAAGCCCAGGCCCAGCTGCAAGCTCAGGTCCAATatcagcagcagcagcaacaacaacaacaacaacaacaacagcctGATAGCATTCAATTGACTacagaagaacaaaaacaattggaatATTTACAAAGAATGCCATCATATCAAGCTATTATTCAGCCAAACTATCACCTTTTAAAGCTCAAATATGGGAATAAATCATTGTTGCCTCAAAGGGATACTATATCTAAGGGTAAATATTCCTTGAAGGATTTCCAAATAATGAGGACACTAGGTACCGGTTCCTTCGGACGTGTCCATTTAGTCAGAAGCATCCATAATCATAGATATTATGCAATCAAGGTACTAAAGAAACAGCAGGTTATTAAGATGAAACAAGTTGAACATACAAACGATGAACGTAGAATGCTTAAATTGGTTGAACACCCATTTTTAATTAGAATGTGGGGTACCTTCCAGGATTCCAAAAATTTATTCATGGTTATGGATTACATTGAAGGTGGTGAattgttttcattgttgagaaaatctCAAAGATTCCCAAACCCGGTTGCCAAATTCTATGCTGCAGAAGTTATCCTGTCATTAGAGTACTTACACTCTCATAATATAATCTACAGAGATTTAAAACCTGAAAATATCTTGCTCGATAGAAACGGACACATCAAGCTAACGGATTTCGGATTTGCAAAAGAGGTTCAAACAGTCACTTGGACATTATGTGGTACACCGGACTACATTGCACCCGAAGTTATTACTACAAAGCCTTACAATAAATCGGTTGATTGGTGGTCATTGGggattttgatatttgaAATGTTGGCAGGTTTCACCCCCTTCTATGATCAAACCCCAATGAAAACCTACGAAAAGATTCTTGCCTGCAAGGTCCATTATCCCTCCCACTTCCATCCagatgttgttgatctGCTAACTAAGCTAATTACTCCTGATTTGACCAGAAGATTGGGTAATTTACAGAACGGTCCGGAAGATATTCGTAATCATCGATGGTTTTCTGAGGTTATTTGGGAGAAgctattgttgaaagatattgaaactCCTTATGAACCTCCAATTACTGCAGGTGTAGGTGACACCAGTTTATTTGACCATTATCCAGAGGAACAGCTGGATTATGGAATTGTCTGTGATGATCCCTATGCTAAGTATTTTAATGATTTTTAA
- a CDS encoding uncharacterized protein (PKUD0B01970), whose protein sequence is MTIAHSSSTICRIRLCPQLERDHAADSEKLHQETIINNRKVNMKCESPYSAKSTLDTESPTDDNEGLICKHSSPFSWLFCRPKNEKQKKSSSSDEEKSGSKFVLLSPYFKNELLDKLDFCIDEVKAMDNIDPKYVTGSLVILCKSLRKIYIDSQKQHIIKKNNNLKYAQNLENWEIAISSIQIFIDGLKESKTSLSTRGAIQKKEKGVAEKLASDTSIENEKTNPRISPSLRDKLLIHEGTYLSSKNNSGDLSSGVPYRTYQMPFHRSPYNYSKRTENEDSILMDINNRLQNASDLDWL, encoded by the coding sequence ATGACAATTGCACATTCTAGCTCAACGATTTGTAGAATACGCCTTTGCCCGCAATTAGAGAGAGATCATGCTGCAGATTCCGAAAAATTACATCAAGAAActattatcaataatagAAAAGTAAACATGAAGTGTGAGAGTCCGTATAGCGCCAAGAGTACGCTTGATACCGAGAGTCCAACTGATGATAACGAGGGTTTAATCTGTAAACATAGTAGCCCATTTTCATGGTTGTTTTGCAGACCTAAGAacgaaaaacaaaagaaaagctCCTCAAGTGacgaagaaaaaagtgGTAGCAAGTTTGTACTATTGTCACCGTACTTCAAAAACGAGTTGTTGGATAAATTAGACTTTTGTATCGATGAAGTAAAGGCCATGGACAATATAGACCCAAAATATGTTACTGGATCATTGGTTATTCTTTGTAAATCATTGAGGAAGATATATATTGATTCTCAAAAGCAACATAtaatcaagaaaaacaacaacttgAAATATGCACAAAATTTGGAGAATTGGGAAATAGCCATCTCTTCAATTCAGATATTTATTGATGGTTTAAAAGAAAGCAAAACTTCTTTATCAACACGAGGGGCTAtacaaaagaaggaaaaaggaGTTGCTGAAAAATTAGCTAGTGATACCAGCATAGAAAATGAGAAGACAAATCCTAGAATATCACCTAGTCTAAGAGACAAGCTACTCATCCATGAAGGAACTTATTTGTCGAGTAAGAACAATTCAGGCGACCTTTCCTCTGGAGTACCATATAGAACATACCAAATGCCATTTCATCGTTCGCCATACAATTACTCAAAACGcactgaaaatgaagattcCATTTTGATGGACATCAATAACCGATTACAGAATGCTTCAGATTTAGATTGGCTTTAA
- a CDS encoding uncharacterized protein (PKUD0B01980; similar to Saccharomyces cerevisiae YGL068W (MNP1); ancestral locus Anc_6.213), with translation MMVRFNSSEAAAEKASAPVDPKIQSIVDSISSLTLVETSALIKALKTQLDIPDMAFPVGGVAAPAAAPAAAEGEGEDAAPAPAEKTIFNIKLESFDAKTKAKIIKEVKGLLGLSLVDSKKFVEAAPKVLKENVAKEDAEKIKKTLEDLGAKVSLE, from the coding sequence ATGATGGTCAGATTCAACTCCAGTGAAGCAGCTGCTGAAAAGGCATCTGCACCTGTTGATCCAAAAATCCAGTCAATTGTCGACTCAATTTCAAGCTTGACTTTGGTTGAAACTTCTGCATTAATCAAGGCTTTGAAAACTCAACTAGATATCCCAGACATGGCATTCCCTGTTGGTGGTGTTGCTGCACCAGCTGCTGCACCAGCTGCCGctgaaggtgaaggtgaagatgcTGCTCCAGCACCTGCTGAAAAgaccattttcaacatcaagtTAGAGAGTTTCGATGCAAAGACAAAGGCTAAGATCATCAAAGAAGTTAAGGGTTTGTTGGGATTATCACTTGTTGATTCCAAGAAATTCGTTGAAGCTGCTCCAAAGGTGTTAAAGGAAAACGTTGCCAAGGAAGATGCTGAAAAGATCaagaaaactttagaaGATTTAGGTGCAAAGGTTTCTCTAGAATAA
- a CDS encoding uncharacterized protein (PKUD0B01990; similar to Saccharomyces cerevisiae YGL070C (RPB9); ancestral locus Anc_6.212) produces MSFKFCAECNNMLYPKEDKVNRRLLYQCRNCSYSELADSPRVYRHELITSIGETAGVTDDIGSDPKLPRSDRICPRCHNNECVFFQSQQRRKDTSMVLFYVCLECKNVFKSDES; encoded by the coding sequence ATGTCATTTAAGTTTTGTGCAGAATGTAACAATATGCTTTACCCGAAGGAAGACAAGGTGAACCGTCGATTACTCTACCAATGTCGAAACTGTTCGTACTCTGAGCTGGCGGATTCACCTAGAGTGTACAGACACGAATTGATCACCAGCATTGGTGAGACCGCTGGTGTTACCGATGATATTGGAAGTGATCCTAAGCTACCTAGAAGTGATAGAATCTGTCCAAGATGCCATAATAACGAATGTGTCTTTTTCCAGAgtcaacaaagaagaaaggaTACATCAATGGTTTTATTCTATGTTTGTTTAGAATGTAAAAATGTCTTTAAAAGTGATGAATCTTGA
- a CDS encoding uncharacterized protein (PKUD0B02000; similar to Saccharomyces cerevisiae YGL071W (AFT1) and YPL202C (AFT2); ancestral locus Anc_6.211), producing MTHSDSGLHKNPSMRCEASPSNFGSEFEDGMSHGVQSCDAPDRGMYTTSYCPIKDTIMMHKSSSQASSQVPSQVPSQVPSQVPSQASSQASSQVPSQASSSCCSTNSAPCSPTSPLILSSEGRENKVHCSNSMTKLKLENRHFTNKADIKPWLQRNLASMGIHIVIERSDDTKIVFKCKYSDKKPLEKNNCKSHERAARQRKKKVCPFRIRANYSIRSKHWTLVIVNDSHNHPISSLDVNIADIKSKLSIIDQKKSNHRVTKPKSLKHKDHLPVPRAFAIDPSNALSSTSLTCKPYHNSLIPSILNENTHVKVKLPPISLPDNSLNNQVRQIEDTLKTFQQVGNIPNVSKEKILKDVWCVLNKSINEITDSNSGSFPLPLPLPLPHQKMGRVSQRQSFQLFNTNNNIENNVINGNLENSNTSSRSSSNSINDINDINDINDINLASNNMYLNNYAKSNTFTSPHFKVPRYQFSNASLGPLIKSAHDRNISLPSIRNLDSGA from the coding sequence ATGACGCACTCCGACTCGGGGTTACACAAGAATCCTTCAATGAGGTGTGAAGCTTCACCAAGTAACTTTGGAtctgaatttgaagatggaaTGTCGCATGGAGTACAATCCTGTGATGCCCCTGATAGGGGAATGTATACAACTTCGTATTGTCCCATCAAGGATACCATTATGATGCACAAGTCGTCATCACAAGCGTCATCACAAGTGCCATCACAAGTGCCATCACAAGTGCCATCACAAGTGCCATCACAAGCGTCATCACAAGCTTCATCACAAGTGCCATCACAAGCGTCCTCCTCGTGTTGCTCCACAAATTCGGCTCCCTGCTCCCCTACTTCACCATTGATTCTATCGAGTGAGGGGAGAGAAAATAAGGTACATTGTTCCAACAGCATGACaaagttgaagttggaAAATCGCCATTTCACCAACAAGGCAGACATTAAGCCATGGTTACAGAGAAACCTGGCCTCCATGGGGATCCATATTGTAATTGAGAGATCAGATGATACAAAGATTGTCTTCAAATGCAAGTATTCGGACAAGAAGCCACTGGAGAAAAATAACTGCAAATCCCATGAGAGAGCAGCTAGGCAGCGGAAAAAGAAGGTTTGCCCCTTTAGAATCAGGGCCAACTATTCCATTCGATCCAAACACTGGACATTGGTTATAGTCAATGATTCTCATAATCACCCTATTTCCAGTTTGGACGTCAATATAGCTGATATTAAGTCCAAATTGTCGATAATTGAccagaaaaaatcaaatcatcgGGTTACTAAGCCgaaaagtttgaaacatAAAGACCATTTGCCAGTACCTCGAGCCTTTGCCATTGACCCCTCAAATGCTTTATCGTCAACTTCTCTGACTTGCAAACCCTATCATAATAGTCTCATACCTTCAATattaaatgaaaatacaCATGTAAAGGTTAAACTCCCTCCCATCTCATTGCCAGATAACTCATTGAATAACCAAGTTAGACAAATTGAAGATACTTTGAAAACCTTCCAACAGGTTGGTAATATACCcaatgtttcaaaagaaaaaatcttAAAGGATGTCTGGTGCGTCTTGaataaatcaatcaatgaaatcacCGACTCCAATTCAGGGAGCTTTCCTCTACCATTACCCCTACCGTTACCACACCAAAAAATGGGCAGAGTATCTCAAAGACAATCtttccaattgttcaataCTAATAACAACATTGAGAATAATGTTATTAATGGCAATCTCGAAAATAGCAACACTAGCAGCCgaagcagcagcaacagtATCAACGACATCAACGACATCAACGACATCAACGACATCAACTTGGCTAGTAATAACATGTACTTGAATAACTATGCTAAAAGCAATACCTTTACATCTCCACATTTCAAGGTTCCAAGATaccaattttcaaatgcaTCTCTTGGACCACTGATAAAATCCGCCCATGATCGAAACATCAGTTTGCCAAGTATCCGAAACCTAGACTCAGGCGCCTAG
- a CDS encoding uncharacterized protein (PKUD0B02010; similar to Saccharomyces cerevisiae YDL031W (DBP10); ancestral locus Anc_3.159), with product MSSSDEEEIDILSSLVPNVEDPSSDDSDDEVENGEIQDEILSSESESEDEEESSRNKKKQKQQEKQKKQLLTKLDFPSLELDDNNKDKAEHEEDMFFIQQELSNANKAKNGSFASFGLSKLVLSNISKKGYRQPTPIQRKTIPLLMQNRDVVGMARTGSGKTAAFLLPLIEKLKTHSAKIGIRAIILSPSRELATQTHKEFKEFSRGSDLRSLLLIGGDSLEDQFGAMVNNPDVVIATPGRFLHLKVEMRLDLSSIEYMIYDEADRLFEMGFAEQLNELLASLPEKRQSMLFSATLPRNLVDFAKAGLINPVLVRLDAETKVSDQLEMCFFSTKKNEREANLLSILQDVIKMPTATKEQLDKLNHANNTFNDSDSDSENENRKKNQPQRKKKKIRFPKANELPSEYSTIIFVPTRHHVEYITNILKAANYAVSYIYGSLDQHARRQQLQNFRLGLSSVMVVTDVAARGIDIPVLAYVINYTLPSSSKVFIHRVGRTARAGNKGWAYSIIGEGELPYLLDLEIFLGRKILLTKMQEKKNEILRNKWIETRGTDEGYVEPKVPYTKRIVLGSIPRIQVETMEDLYETILRHNYDIKNLKGVCDKAEKLYMRSRQPASQESVRRSKELISVGWDDQNVIFGQNLELEKDKFLAKLQNRIHKETVFEIGKKDDNLVELMNKRRKQIAPVQERMRERRALLEKERLLGLSHNLEDELMKEEDEKEGEVGFGVNEEELIKEFEDGDEVLNMSKSKKKTYKDPNFFLSYYAPRNVIQDQQMSINEGSNSGGNFISEANKAAFDIDAEDEKLAISKQAPKVVWEKNKFVRKQDDRKFIISESGQRIPASFRSGKFDEWKEKHKVGNIKVGALEKSQGGIGNKFNSNLNGSRIGGKFKHHNEKAPKMPKKGRDDYEKQMEKVKKAVERGVPVKGFIGKGSGRQELRDSEHIRKQREVKQKRREKNARPSKRRRK from the coding sequence ATGTCATCAAGTGACGAAGAGGagattgatattttatCGTCATTGGTTCCAAACGTTGAAGATCCATCGTCTGATGATTCAGATGACGAGGTcgaaaatggtgaaattcAGGATGAAATTCTATCATCAGAGTCTgaaagtgaagatgaagaggaaTCAAGcagaaacaagaagaaacaaaagcaacaagaaaaacaaaagaagcaGCTTTTGACTAAACTAGACTTCCCATCATTGGAATTAGATGACAACAATAAGGATAAAGCTGAACACGAGGAAGATATGTTCTTCATCCAACAGGAATTGTCCAATGCCAATAAAGCCAAAAATGGATCCTTTGCCTCATTTGGATTATCCAAATTAGTATTGTCTAATATTTCTAAGAAAGGTTATCGTCAACCCACCCCAATTCAGCGGAAAACCATTCCTTTATTGATGCAGAATCGTGATGTTGTTGGTATGGCCCGTACGGGTTCTGGTAAAACTGCCGCTTTTTTATTACCTTTAATcgagaaattgaaaacacaTAGCGCAAAGATTGGTATTCGTGCAATTATTCTATCGCCATCAAGAGAATTGGCCACACAAACTCAcaaagaattcaaagaatttaGTAGAGGCAGTGATTTGAGAAGTTTGCTATTGATTGGTGGTGATTCATTGGAGGACCAATTTGGGGCAATGGTTAACAATCCAGATGTTGTGATTGCAACACCTGGTCGTTTCTTACATTTGAAAGTCGAGATGAGACTAGATCTATCAAGTATTGAGTATATGATCTATGATGAAGCCGATAGATTGTTTGAAATGGGGTTTGCTGAGCAATTGAATGAACTATTAGCTAGTTTACCAGAGAAAAGGCAGAGTATGCTATTTTCAGCTACATTACCTAGAAACTTAGTTGACTTTGCTAAAGCTGGTTTGATCAATCCTGTTTTAGTCAGGTTAGATGCAGAAACCAAAGTCTCTGACCAACTAGAGATGTgttttttctcaacaaagaaaaacgaAAGAGAAGCAAATCTGTTATCTATATTGCAGGATGTAATTAAAATGCCGACAGCAACTAAGGAGCAATTGGATAAATTGAACCATGCAAACAATACATTCAATGATTCAGATAGTGATTCAGAGAATGAGAATAGGAAAAAGAACCAACCgcagagaaagaagaagaagatcaGATTTCCAAAGGCGAACGAGTTACCAAGTGAATACTCCACTATAATCTTTGTGCCAACACGTCATCATGTTGAATATATTACGAATATACTTAAGGCTGCAAACTATGCGGTTTCGTATATCTATGGTTCACTTGATCAACATGCAAGAAGGCAACAATTGCAGAACTTCCGACTTGGGTTAAGTTCGGTGATGGTTGTCACTGATGTTGCTGCACGTGGTATTGATATTCCAGTTTTGGCATATGTGATTAACTATACATTACCTTCATCAAGTAAGGTTTTTATTCACAGAGTTGGTAGAACAGCTAGAGCTGGTAACAAAGGTTGGGCCTATTCCATAATTGGAGAAGGTGAGCTGCCATATTTATTGGACCTGGAGATATTCCTCGGACGTAAAATTCTATTAACTAAGATgcaagagaagaagaatgaAATCTTAAGGAACAAATGGATTGAGACAAGAGGCACCGACGAAGGATATGTTGAGCCCAAAGTACCATACACGAAGAGGATTGTTTTGGGTAGTATTCCAAGAATTCAAGTTGAGACCATGGAAGATTTGTATGAGACTATATTGAGACATAACTATGAtatcaagaatttgaagGGTGTCTGTGATAAGGCTGAGAAGTTGTACATGAGGTCGAGACAGCCGGCATCACAAGAAAGTGTCCGTAGAAGTAAGGAGTTAATAAGTGTTGGATGGGATGATCAAAATGTAATATTTGGTCAAAACTTGGAATTAGAGAAGGACAAGTTTTTGGCGAAGTTACAGAACAGAATACACAAGGAGACTGTCTTTGAGATTGGTAAGAAGGACGACAACCTAGTTGAGTTGATGAACAAGAGACGGAAGCAAATTGCGCCAGTACAGGAGAGAATGAGGGAGCGGAGAGCCTTATTAGAGAAGGAGCGGTTACTTGGACTATCACATAATTTAGAGGATGAGCTGATgaaggaggaagatgaGAAGGAGGGAGAAGTTGGGTTTGGAGTGAATGAGGAGGAGTTGATCAAGGAGTTTGAAGATGGAGATGAAGTATTGAACATGTCCAAgagcaagaagaagacaTACAAGGAtcccaattttttcttatccTACTATGCCCCAAGAAACGTTATTCAGGATCAACAAATGTCTATTAATGAGGGCAGCAATTCTGGGGGCAACTTCATTAGTGAGGCCAACAAGGCTGCATTTGATATCGATGCGGAGGACGAGAAGTTGGCCATTAGTAAGCAGGCGCCAAAGGTTGTCTGGGAGAAGAACAAGTTTGTGCGGAAGCAAGATGACCGAAAGTTCATTATATCTGAGAGTGGGCAACGGATTCCGGCGTCTTTTAGGTCGGGCAAGTTTGACGAATGGAAGGAGAAGCACAAGGTGGGGAACATTAAGGTTGGAGCATTGGAGAAGAGTCAAGGTGGGATTGGCAATAAGTTCAACAGCAACTTGAATGGATCTAGAATTGGTGGCAAGTTCAAGCACCATAACGAGAAGGCGCCAAAGATGCCCAAGAAGGGACGTGATGATTACGAGAAACAGATGGAGAAGGTCAAGAAGGCAGTTGAGCGAGGCGTTCCTGTTAAGGGATTTATTGGTAAAGGTAGTGGTCGTCAAGAACTACGTGACAGTGAACATATTCGTAAACAACGTGAGGTTAAGCAAAAGCGTCGTGAGAAAAATGCACGTCCTAGTAAGAGACGTCGGAAGTAG